DNA sequence from the bacterium genome:
CACTTTATCTTATTTTACAGAGATTTTTTTATTCTGTAATTTCCACTTCCGTCCCTTTAAATAATACAATACCGGATTCTTCATTTTTTATTTCTTCGCTTACGATATCATATAGTTCCTCGGCATCGGCGTTATGCATTCTGATACAGCCGTTTGTTATGTTTTGCCCGATGATCGATTCATCGTTTGTCCCGTGGATCCCGTAACCCTTTGCCGATATTCCCATCCATCTTGTCCCGAGCCGGTTTTCAGGCGTATTCGGCTGGTAAACCTTTCCTTCGAAATACCATGTGGGGTTGACCAGTTTCTGGTTGATGACAAATTTCCCTGTCGGGGTCCTGGAATCGTCCGCGCCGATTGCGATAAGATATTTTTTTACTCTTTTATCGTTATTAAAAAGTATCAGAGACCTGTCGCTTAAATCAACTTTCAATTTAAGGTTTATTTTCGGGATGATGATGTCCTGGTCAACAGACAGGTATTTAATGTCTTTGATACCGTTAACTTTTGCGAGGAGACCCGGTGTCATATTGTTTTTTATCGCGATATTTTGCAGGTTGTCGCCGCGCCGGATTGTGTGTTTTTTACCCTGGGACGGGTCCGGGTGAAAAAAAAGATAAAAGTTTATTTCGTCAAGAGACTTCTCGGCGTTTTTTGACGAGGGTTTATCGGGAAAAGTATTTATGACCCTATTGAAATAATCAGAGGCCTCATTCCATTTTTTTTGTTCTTTGTATATCTCCCCGAGGCCATACCATGCCTCGTCGATATATTTATTTTCAGGAAAATTTTTAGCGACTTCAAGGTAAATCTTTTCCGCTTCAGCGCTGTTATTTAATTTTTTATACGCGTTGGCCCTTGTCACCTTGACCTTTGCGGTAAAAGGGGTTTTCGGGTATTTTTTTTCAAGCTTCAAAAAGCCTGCGACAGCTTCTTCATAAGCGCCTTTTTGGTAAAGCTCCCAGTAAGGAACAAATTTTTTCTGGAGCCTTTCGTCAGCCTTGCCGCACCCGGCCGCGATTGAAATAAAAATCGCGAAAATAAGAAAATATTTTTTTGTTTTTAATTTGTTAATTGTTAATTGGTAATTGGTAATTGAATCAATCCTGTAACGCATCTTTTGTTTCTCCTCTAATAGATATGTTTCTTAATTTAAAGTAAGTTTTTAATCCTTTCTCAAAAAGATTATAATACAAGGAAGAATAAGGGATGTCAAATGTCCCGGGATATCTTGCAATCCTGCCTCCAAATCCTTTTTTAAATCTCCATACGCCGTAAAGCGGGTGGTTTCCGGGGGGCGCGGAATTATCATCTTTGACATAGGGAATCCCCCAGAGGTCATATTCCTTAAAACCATTCGATTTTGCCCATTTAATGACTTCCCAGTGCAGTAACTGGTTAGGCATTACTTCACGGTGAAGTTTTCTCGATGCGCCGTAAAGATACCAGATTTTCCCGCCAAAAGACATGATAAACAATCCCGCAACCGGCGTTTTCTGATAAGAGGCGAGGAATAAATGGACCATATTGGCTGGATGGAAAACGTCCCATAATTTTTCGTAATAATTTTTGCTGTGAATCAGGAATTTTTTTCTCCGGCTTGTTTCATCAAGAATAGCGAAAAATTGCGCGAGGTCTTTTTTATTTTCCGCTTTTGTTATCTCCACCGCTTTTTTTTGAGCGATCCTGATATTGTAGCGTGTTTTGTTTTCAAATCCCGCGAAAAGCGTGTCCGTGTCTTTTTTTAAATCTATGACAATCGTGCACCGCGGCTGGATGTGTTTTTTGTTAACAAGGAATTCCTTTTTATCTAACGGCAATTCACCTTCAATTTCAGGTTCGATTTTCAGAAAAATAGACTTATATTTTTCCTTGAGTTTTTTGACTGAATCAAAAAAATCTTTATATAAATTTATGTTCTGTTCTTTAAATACAGGACCCCGCGGGACGTAAAAAAAGGTCTTTCCGGTGTAAGGTATTTTTCTTATGAAAAGGGTAAAAGCTGTGTTTATTTCGCCATTTTCAGAGACTGTTAACCGCGAAATGTCCCAGTAGCCGAAAGATTTCTTGAATTCCCCCCACTCAAAAGATTGTAAAAAACAGCCGTTATTTTTGATCAGAAAATTGTTAAAGATTTCTTTGTTTGAACCGTTTATTCCTGTGATTTCCATTTGCTAAAGGATTATAACATAACAAAATATTGTTTTAAAGGATTTTTGCGTCCAGGTATGCTAATATATTCTCATGCTTAAAACATTGCCTTTTTGTTAATTTATTTGATGACAGCATCTAATTATGCGGCGGGAGATCCGGAAAAGGACGTTTTTTATAAAGGCGAGAAATTAGTTTATGATGTGACATGGAAAGGGATAAAGGTAGGCGAAAATATTATTTACATAAAAGGGCGGGCGGAAATAGGCGGGCATAAGACATATCATATAGTAAGCGAGACTGCCTCGAAAGGAATTGCCGAACTGTTTTTCAGGGTCAGGGATAAGGAAGAAACCTTTATAGACAGCGAAACTTATTATCCATGGTATTATAAAAAGGACATAAATGAAGGCAGTCATCATAACAAAGGCGAATACATTTTTGACGGCGGGAGGGAGACGGTTGTTACTCCTGGCGGGAAATATTCTATTCCTTCCGGCTGTCACGATCCTTTATCAGTTTTAATTTATTGCGGATTTCTTAAAATAGAAAAAGGCGAAGATATCCTTTTGAATTATGTGACGGACAAAGGCATAAGGACAATCAACGGGAAAGTTTTAAGAGAAGAAACTGTTAGTGTGCCCCCGGGAAGGTTTAAAACAAAGGTTGTTGAATTTAAGCTGAAATCAGGAAACCCGAATCAATTAAGGCTTTCAAGCAGTACCCTGCTGTGGTTTGCGGATAAAAACAGGTCACTTCCCGTTTTGGTAAAGTTCAAAACAAAATACGGTTATGTAAAATGTGTATTGAAAGATTATAAAATAAACGAATAAAACGGTTTAAACGGTTTTATTACGAATTTTATATTTTTTTTATGATATATGCTGGAAAACGGTAAAAAACAGCACCCTGAAAAAAATAATTGTTTTTTTAAAAATGTTTTGATATAATAAACAAATTTGAAAATAAAAAATTTTTTTTATCTTCAAAATTAATAATTTAAGGAGTATTTAAGAATGTTTCCATTTTTTGACCCGACAATGATTTTTGTATTACCGGCTTTGATTTTTGCGTTTTACGCCCAGTATAAAGTTAAATCAACCTATGATAAATATGCCAATGTTAATTCAAGAAAAGGATTTTCAGGCGCGGAAGTGGCCGCGCAGATCCTCGCGCGGAATAACTTACATGTAAAAGTTGAAGAACAATCAGGTTTTTTAACGGACCATTATGACCCGAAAAACAAGGTTTTAAGGCTGTCGTCAGGCGTTTTTCACGGCCGTTCTATTTCAGCACTGGGAGTTGCCGCCCATGAAGCGGGACATGCGCTTCAGGACCAGAATAAATATGTTATGATGAATATCCGTTCATCCATTGTGCCCGCGGCAAACATAGGTTCCACAATGGCATTTCCTTTGTTTTTTATGGGATTTTTCTTTAAATACGGGATATTTATGGATATAGGAATAATACTTTTTTCTTTGGCGGTTTTATTCCATCTGGTTACCCTCCCGGTTGAATTTAACGCCAGCAAAAGGGCAATGGTCACTTTGGAGGATAACGGATTCCTCGAAAAACAGGAGATAGAATCGGGCCGGAAGGTTTTAAATGCCGCGGCGTTGACTTATGTCGCCGCTACCGCGGTTGCCGCGATGCATTTAATCAGGCTTTTGATTTTAAGGAACAACAGGAGAGACTAATGCTGACACCCAGAAAAATTTTTAAGGGAATATTGATAATTTTTATTGTTTATCTTATTAGTATTTCGATGGCAGTAGTTGAGGTCCTTTCGAGGGCGAAAGAGGCTTACAACGAAGGGAAAGAATATTTTGCTTTAGGCCTGGAATGGGAAAACAAAGGTGATATCCCAAAGGCTTTTGATTATTATATGCAGGCTTTATGGGCCCAGCAGACAGTAGAACAGATACTTACCTCTTATACAGTCAAAAAATTCCCGGCAAACGAAGTAAAAACAGGAATGATCCTGGCAGACCCCATTTACCCGGATGGAATACGCGAAGCCGAACCTACCAGGCAGGACCCGAAAGAGATGATAGCGGAATCATATATACCTTTAACCGGCGACCAGGTCATAAAGATAAAGGCAAGCAACATAGATTATGTCCATGTGCCAAATGATTTTTCCCTTACCCAAAGAAGTAAATGGATTGCGTTATCTAAAGCCGAGATGCCGAAAATTAAAGAAAAAATAGAATTTACAAAACCTAAATTTCCGGATGAAGGGAGGGACCAGAAACCGGCACCGGACGCGAAAAAATAAATAAAATGAAAACAATAACAATAATAATAATATCGTTAATCTTTTCCCTTAAAATAACAGGGGCCGAAATAGACACCGCAGTTTATACGGATACCGCGGTTTATAATGATACAGTTTCCGTCCTTTCTAAAATTAGAAATTCTAAAGATTATGATTTTGTGAAAAAGTATCTTACAGATAAAGACGATGAACTTAAAATCGCGGCTATTTATATATTGGCTGGCATTGACAGGAATACAGCAAGTTCCGATCTGAAAAATATTTATGACAACGGTTCATATGAAGTAAAAAGAAATATCATTTATGCGCTGGGAGAGATGAAATTAGATGAAAATATTAATTTTTTGAAAGACAGGTTAAATCCTTCAGAAAAAAAGGATGTCAGTAATGAAGCGATTATCGCTCTGAAAAAAATAGATAGTGAAGAGATTATCAAGCCGTTAATAAACTTCATGAACCAGTTTCCAAAGAATGAATATCTTTTAAAATATATGCCGGCCCTGGGTGTTAAAACAATTAAACCTTTATTTTTAAACCTGCCGGAGGGCGATGAAGATGTTGCAGTCGCCACAAAACATATTTTAAATGAAATCCTCAATGAAAATACTTTTGATGCCTTAACGGAGATTTTTAAATTGTCTATAAGTGAGATTGACCCTGTTAAACGCCTGGCCAAAGAGCTGATTGAAGAGAGGAAAGAGGATGCTGTCGGGCCTGCAGTGCAGGTATATAAAACTGCGGACGGCGGGCTTAGAAAAGAATTGATAAATTTTTTATCCAACCAAACCGCCGGGCGGGCTGTTGTTGATAATTTAATAAATATCTGGGGTGAATTTACGGATGATGAGAGAAAAATCGAAACAATCGATATCCTCAGTAATTATAAAATAGACGCGTATAGTAAATTTCTTTTGGATAACGTAGCTGGTTCTTCAGAAAGGGTGAAAGAACATATCTTGTCAAAGATGGAACCGAAAGATTTTTTTGCCGATAGAATTAATGCGAAAATAAGAGGAACTGACGATGAAAATACATTGAAATGTTATATAGATGTCTCGGTAAAATTAGGCGGCGGGGATTTTAACGGTTTGCTGGGATTATTGACTTCTCCGAAATATACTTATTGCGCGGAAGAAATACTGGTTAAGTTAAATGACAAAAATGTTGATAAAAATCTTTTAGATTATTTGGTTTTACAGGATAAAGCGCCTGTTTTTTTTAAAGATATTATTGAAAATATTTTAGTGAAAAGAGCGCCTCTTTCAATTGAAACTTTAATAGAAGGGTTAAAGGATAAAAATAAAATTGAAAGATGCGAAAAAGTATTGCTGCAAATGGGCAAGCAGGCGATTCCATATTTAATAAATGTTTTAAAAGAAGATGAGGATGAATTGCAGACGGCCGCGGCAGCGGAAATTTTTGAAAAGATGGGAAAAATGACAGCTCCATATTTAATAGACGAGATAAAAGTGGAAGATTTATGGAGCAAGATGAATATCGCCGCTGTCCTTGTGAAATTCAAGAATAATCAAGTAATTCCTTCATTGATTGAGGTCCTTGAATCGGATGAACCCGGGCTGCAATACAGGGCGATTTACGCCTTGCGTGATTTAGGGACAACCTCGGTTTCCGAGCTTGTTAAAAGCCTTGATACTCCGAAAGAAAATACTTTTGTCGGGATTGTCCGTTCGCTGGGGGAGATTAAGGACAGGACGGCAGTTCCCGCTTTAAAAGAAAGATTGGTTTTGGTCCAAAATGAAAAGTTAAAATTCGAAATAGAAAAGGCACTGAAAAAAATCGGTGAACCCCGG
Encoded proteins:
- a CDS encoding L,D-transpeptidase family protein; the encoded protein is MRYRIDSITNYQLTINKLKTKKYFLIFAIFISIAAGCGKADERLQKKFVPYWELYQKGAYEEAVAGFLKLEKKYPKTPFTAKVKVTRANAYKKLNNSAEAEKIYLEVAKNFPENKYIDEAWYGLGEIYKEQKKWNEASDYFNRVINTFPDKPSSKNAEKSLDEINFYLFFHPDPSQGKKHTIRRGDNLQNIAIKNNMTPGLLAKVNGIKDIKYLSVDQDIIIPKINLKLKVDLSDRSLILFNNDKRVKKYLIAIGADDSRTPTGKFVINQKLVNPTWYFEGKVYQPNTPENRLGTRWMGISAKGYGIHGTNDESIIGQNITNGCIRMHNADAEELYDIVSEEIKNEESGIVLFKGTEVEITE
- a CDS encoding peptidoglycan bridge formation glycyltransferase FemA/FemB family protein, coding for MEITGINGSNKEIFNNFLIKNNGCFLQSFEWGEFKKSFGYWDISRLTVSENGEINTAFTLFIRKIPYTGKTFFYVPRGPVFKEQNINLYKDFFDSVKKLKEKYKSIFLKIEPEIEGELPLDKKEFLVNKKHIQPRCTIVIDLKKDTDTLFAGFENKTRYNIRIAQKKAVEITKAENKKDLAQFFAILDETSRRKKFLIHSKNYYEKLWDVFHPANMVHLFLASYQKTPVAGLFIMSFGGKIWYLYGASRKLHREVMPNQLLHWEVIKWAKSNGFKEYDLWGIPYVKDDNSAPPGNHPLYGVWRFKKGFGGRIARYPGTFDIPYSSLYYNLFEKGLKTYFKLRNISIRGETKDALQD
- a CDS encoding DUF3108 domain-containing protein encodes the protein MTASNYAAGDPEKDVFYKGEKLVYDVTWKGIKVGENIIYIKGRAEIGGHKTYHIVSETASKGIAELFFRVRDKEETFIDSETYYPWYYKKDINEGSHHNKGEYIFDGGRETVVTPGGKYSIPSGCHDPLSVLIYCGFLKIEKGEDILLNYVTDKGIRTINGKVLREETVSVPPGRFKTKVVEFKLKSGNPNQLRLSSSTLLWFADKNRSLPVLVKFKTKYGYVKCVLKDYKINE
- a CDS encoding zinc metallopeptidase encodes the protein MFPFFDPTMIFVLPALIFAFYAQYKVKSTYDKYANVNSRKGFSGAEVAAQILARNNLHVKVEEQSGFLTDHYDPKNKVLRLSSGVFHGRSISALGVAAHEAGHALQDQNKYVMMNIRSSIVPAANIGSTMAFPLFFMGFFFKYGIFMDIGIILFSLAVLFHLVTLPVEFNASKRAMVTLEDNGFLEKQEIESGRKVLNAAALTYVAATAVAAMHLIRLLILRNNRRD
- a CDS encoding HEAT repeat domain-containing protein, whose protein sequence is MKTITIIIISLIFSLKITGAEIDTAVYTDTAVYNDTVSVLSKIRNSKDYDFVKKYLTDKDDELKIAAIYILAGIDRNTASSDLKNIYDNGSYEVKRNIIYALGEMKLDENINFLKDRLNPSEKKDVSNEAIIALKKIDSEEIIKPLINFMNQFPKNEYLLKYMPALGVKTIKPLFLNLPEGDEDVAVATKHILNEILNENTFDALTEIFKLSISEIDPVKRLAKELIEERKEDAVGPAVQVYKTADGGLRKELINFLSNQTAGRAVVDNLINIWGEFTDDERKIETIDILSNYKIDAYSKFLLDNVAGSSERVKEHILSKMEPKDFFADRINAKIRGTDDENTLKCYIDVSVKLGGGDFNGLLGLLTSPKYTYCAEEILVKLNDKNVDKNLLDYLVLQDKAPVFFKDIIENILVKRAPLSIETLIEGLKDKNKIERCEKVLLQMGKQAIPYLINVLKEDEDELQTAAAAEIFEKMGKMTAPYLIDEIKVEDLWSKMNIAAVLVKFKNNQVIPSLIEVLESDEPGLQYRAIYALRDLGTTSVSELVKSLDTPKENTFVGIVRSLGEIKDRTAVPALKERLVLVQNEKLKFEIEKALKKIGEPR